Genomic window (Achromobacter sp. B7):
GCGCGCGCGGGCGAAGCCCCGGCGCTGGTGTTTGCCGACATCGACCCCGAGCGCCTGGCGCATGCCCGCAAGGTGCTGCCGGTGCTGGCCAACCGCCGCTTCGGCCCGCCCGAACTGGCCTAGGCGCCCCGGGGCCAGACGGTCCAATGTGTGGTCCGGTGTGTGGTCCGGTGTGTGGTCCGGGGGCGCCCGGAAAGGGCGCGGCGGTCATGGTGTAATGCTGACTTGATCTTCTTGCCGTCTTCCCCCATCTGCTGCCAATGAGCAACGATCTCTTCGCGGCCGATCCTGCGCATCGGCCCTATGTGCCCCTGGCCGAGCGCCTGCGCCCGCGCACGTTGTCCGACGTGGTCGGGCAGTCGCACCTGCTGGGGCCCGACAAGCCCCTGCGCGTGGCCTTTGAATCCGGTCGCCCGCATTCCATGATTTTCTGGGGGCCGCCCGGCGTGGGTAAAACCACGCTGGCGCGCCTGATGGCCGACGGTTTCGACGCGCAATTCATCGCCATTTCGGCGGTGCTGGGCGGCGTCAAGGACATCCGCGAAGCGGTCACGGTGGCGCAAGTGGCGCAAGGCCAGGGCCGCCGCACCATCCTGTTTGTTGATGAGGTGCACCGCTTCAACAAGGCCCAGCAGGACGCGTTTCTGCCCTATGTGGAAAGCGGGCTGTTCACCTTCATCGGCGCCACAACAGAAAACCCTTCGTTCGAAGTCAATTCGGCGCTGTTGTCCCGCGCCCGGGTGTACGTGCTGCAATCGCTGTCGCCCGAGGAATTGCAGCAGCTGGTCGACCGCGCCGTGCACGCCCTGAACGAAGGGCTGGACGACGGCGACGCCGCCATCCGCATCGAACCCGACGCGCGCGAGCAACTGGCCGCCTGGGCCGACGGCGATGCGCGACGGCTGATCAGCGCGGTGGAAGTGGTGGCGGAATCGGCGCAGTCGGCCGGTCGCGACACGGTGGACGCCGCCTGGCTGGAAATATCCCTGTCGCAGAACCTGCGCCGTTTCGACAAGGGTGGCGACGCTTTCTACGACCAGATCAGCGCCTTGCACAAGTCGGTGCGCGGCTCAAATCCCGATGCCGCGTTGTATTGGTTCTGCCGCATGATCGACGGTGGCGCCGATCCCAAATACCTGTCGCGGCGCCTGGTTCGCATGGCGGTCGAGGACATCGGCCTGGCCGACCCGCGCGCCACCGACCTGGCCGTGAACGGCGCCGACATCTACGAACGCCTGGGCTCGCCCGAGGGCGAGCTGGCGCTGGCGCAAGCCGTGGTCTACATGGCCTGCGCGGCCAAATCCAACGCCGTCTACAACGCCTACAACCAGGCGCGCCAATTCGCGGCGGAACACGGCAGCGCGCCGGTGCCGATCCACCTGCGCAATGCGCCGACCAAGCTGATGAAGCAACTGGGCCATGGCAAGGCCTATCGCTATGCCCACGACGAGCCACACGGCTACGCCGCGGGCGAACAATATTTCCCT
Coding sequences:
- a CDS encoding replication-associated recombination protein A yields the protein MSNDLFAADPAHRPYVPLAERLRPRTLSDVVGQSHLLGPDKPLRVAFESGRPHSMIFWGPPGVGKTTLARLMADGFDAQFIAISAVLGGVKDIREAVTVAQVAQGQGRRTILFVDEVHRFNKAQQDAFLPYVESGLFTFIGATTENPSFEVNSALLSRARVYVLQSLSPEELQQLVDRAVHALNEGLDDGDAAIRIEPDAREQLAAWADGDARRLISAVEVVAESAQSAGRDTVDAAWLEISLSQNLRRFDKGGDAFYDQISALHKSVRGSNPDAALYWFCRMIDGGADPKYLSRRLVRMAVEDIGLADPRATDLAVNGADIYERLGSPEGELALAQAVVYMACAAKSNAVYNAYNQARQFAAEHGSAPVPIHLRNAPTKLMKQLGHGKAYRYAHDEPHGYAAGEQYFPDGLKPSFYRPTDRGLEAKIQQKLAFLRELDAQERAKNR